A portion of the Francisella uliginis genome contains these proteins:
- a CDS encoding transposase family protein: MQISYAILSKKARIFRKLTGLKLKHFNKILTDASKSLDEGFPRIGRKPKVDNHADRLLLVLIYYRCYMTQEFLGYLIGLDESNVNRLIRRVELLLVKEIHIKKDRSMTNQKVERLLIDATEQPIQRPKKLKRRKANYSGKKKSHTQKVEIAISEAGQIVNVSKVYPGSVHDITVRRKSDKLARDVDKYCDNGYQGIQNESTKVKLPYKKPKGGSLSIEQKNYNKWLSKIRIYVEHKIAEIKKFRILGETYRSFGKKANLRFNLVAGIVNLQNGF, from the coding sequence ATGCAAATAAGCTACGCAATATTGTCAAAGAAAGCCAGAATATTTAGAAAACTAACAGGTTTAAAACTAAAACATTTCAATAAAATCTTAACCGATGCCTCAAAATCCTTAGATGAAGGATTTCCAAGGATTGGCAGAAAGCCAAAAGTTGATAATCATGCAGATAGATTATTGTTAGTTTTAATATATTATCGTTGCTATATGACACAAGAATTTTTAGGCTACTTGATAGGATTAGATGAATCAAATGTAAATCGCCTAATTAGACGAGTAGAGTTACTACTAGTTAAAGAAATACATATAAAAAAAGATAGAAGCATGACTAATCAAAAAGTAGAAAGACTTTTAATAGATGCAACAGAACAGCCAATCCAGAGACCTAAGAAATTAAAACGAAGAAAGGCTAACTATTCAGGGAAGAAAAAAAGCCATACACAGAAAGTAGAAATAGCTATCAGTGAAGCAGGTCAAATAGTTAATGTTTCGAAGGTTTATCCAGGCAGTGTTCATGATATAACTGTTCGCAGAAAATCAGATAAATTAGCTCGTGATGTTGATAAATATTGTGACAATGGCTACCAAGGTATTCAAAATGAATCTACTAAAGTAAAACTCCCCTATAAAAAGCCCAAAGGAGGTTCTTTAAGTATAGAGCAGAAGAATTATAATAAATGGCTTAGTAAGATTAGGATTTATGTTGAGCATAAAATTGCAGAAATTAAAAAGTTTCGTATACTGGGTGAAACCTATAGAAGTTTTGGTAAAAAAGCTAATCTTAGGTTTAATTTAGTGGCTGGAATAGTTAATTTACAAAACGGATTCTAA
- a CDS encoding sensor domain-containing diguanylate cyclase has protein sequence MLGLNVVDWDPFALHTQLSSLILDLIDNPEIFTSKHLKKDGSLIDVEINAKGVVIDNKRYLFASQRTIKARNTTQVDLANKLLVREKAKYKTILELASDGVFIMDFEGRLLEYSKKAQDLLGYSDSEMVDLSVFDWDKNITKEEYAQIILALKKGPIEIERIHTRKDGSKYIAFITANIINIKDQELLYASARDITQQKESQRIIIEQNEQLEAIFQTALGGISLLSLDGKYEFVNNKYCEMLEYSSKEILDKSTFDFTDKEYLAEYKHVLKEVTEKSIYEDFERVCITKSGKLKRLRSSIALMPNNRQLLMTTVDNTDLFNAMSIIRKQTYTDDLTKLDNKRSYNNHIKENLRLYERYEMPFSMIIFDIDFFKKVNDNYGHLVGDKVLKELGSLVSSNIRGTDTAFRIGGEEFALILKNTSLNNAVIVAEKLRTIVEQDLDTIKGQTITISLGVTQVIIGDTTDSIYTRADTCLYTAKKHGRNCVIASD, from the coding sequence ATGTTAGGTTTAAATGTAGTTGATTGGGATCCTTTTGCTCTTCATACTCAGCTTAGCTCTTTAATTTTGGATTTAATTGATAATCCAGAGATATTTACTTCAAAACATTTAAAAAAAGATGGCTCATTAATAGATGTTGAGATAAATGCTAAAGGTGTTGTTATCGATAATAAGAGATATCTTTTTGCTTCTCAAAGAACTATTAAAGCAAGAAATACAACACAAGTAGATTTAGCCAATAAACTCTTAGTAAGAGAAAAGGCAAAGTATAAAACTATCTTGGAATTAGCATCAGATGGTGTTTTCATTATGGATTTTGAGGGTAGACTTCTTGAGTATAGTAAAAAAGCCCAAGATCTTTTAGGATATTCTGATAGTGAGATGGTGGATTTAAGTGTTTTTGATTGGGATAAAAATATTACTAAAGAAGAGTATGCTCAGATAATCTTAGCACTTAAAAAAGGACCTATTGAAATAGAAAGAATACATACTAGAAAAGATGGTTCTAAATATATTGCTTTTATAACTGCAAATATTATTAATATTAAAGATCAAGAATTACTTTATGCTTCAGCTAGAGACATAACTCAACAGAAAGAAAGCCAAAGAATAATTATAGAACAGAATGAGCAATTAGAAGCTATATTTCAAACTGCTTTAGGTGGGATTAGCTTGTTGAGCCTAGATGGTAAATATGAGTTTGTTAATAATAAATATTGTGAAATGTTAGAATACTCTAGTAAAGAAATATTAGATAAAAGCACATTTGATTTCACAGATAAAGAATATTTAGCTGAATATAAACATGTACTTAAAGAGGTAACTGAAAAATCTATATATGAGGATTTTGAAAGAGTTTGTATAACCAAATCAGGTAAGCTAAAAAGACTAAGATCATCAATTGCTTTAATGCCAAATAATAGACAGTTATTAATGACAACAGTTGATAATACAGATCTTTTTAATGCCATGAGTATCATTAGAAAACAAACATATACAGATGATTTAACAAAACTTGATAATAAAAGATCGTATAATAATCATATTAAAGAAAATCTAAGACTATATGAAAGATATGAAATGCCATTTTCTATGATTATCTTTGATATAGATTTCTTCAAGAAAGTTAATGATAATTATGGACATCTTGTTGGCGATAAAGTACTTAAAGAACTTGGTAGTTTAGTCTCATCTAATATTCGTGGAACTGATACGGCATTTAGGATTGGCGGTGAGGAGTTCGCTTTAATTTTAAAAAATACTTCTTTAAATAATGCGGTTATCGTAGCAGAAAAACTTAGAACTATTGTTGAACAAGATTTAGATACTATCAAAGGTCAAACTATAACTATAAGTTTAGGTGTCACACAAGTCATAATAGGTGATACTACTGATAGTATTTATACAAGAGCTGATACTTGCCTGTATACTGCAAAAAAACATGGTAGAAATTGTGTTATAGCATCTGACTAA
- a CDS encoding acyl-CoA thioesterase has protein sequence MKDQLKCFVYETKVLPEHIDPNNHLNNIVYLQWMQDIAIAHVKANGVFDITEANGLTWFAKKHTIEYLAQGFLGDDIVVVTWVESITKISTFRKYHIYRKSNKALLCKADTLWVMVNAQKGRPAKIPAELVEIFNKYNDFETDNIENLF, from the coding sequence ATGAAAGATCAATTAAAGTGTTTTGTATATGAAACAAAAGTTTTACCTGAGCATATAGATCCAAATAATCATCTAAATAACATTGTATATCTGCAATGGATGCAGGATATTGCAATTGCTCATGTCAAAGCTAATGGTGTATTTGATATCACAGAAGCAAATGGTCTAACATGGTTTGCAAAAAAGCATACAATAGAATATTTAGCTCAAGGGTTCTTAGGTGATGATATTGTGGTTGTTACATGGGTAGAGAGTATCACAAAGATTTCTACATTTAGGAAGTATCATATTTATAGAAAGTCAAATAAAGCTCTTCTGTGTAAAGCAGATACCCTTTGGGTAATGGTAAATGCACAAAAGGGTAGACCTGCAAAAATTCCTGCTGAACTAGTAGAAATTTTTAATAAATATAATGATTTTGAAACTGATAATATCGAAAATCTTTTTTAA
- a CDS encoding glutaredoxin domain-containing protein, with product MTQQFNKIILYRMVTPEKTCPYGLKAKALFEEKGWGFEDHILETRTETDAFKQKYNLETTPLIFIDGKQIGGYSDLVEFLGEK from the coding sequence ATGACTCAACAATTTAATAAAATAATTTTATATCGCATGGTAACACCTGAGAAAACTTGTCCGTATGGTCTAAAGGCGAAAGCCCTTTTTGAAGAAAAAGGCTGGGGTTTTGAAGACCATATTTTAGAAACTAGAACTGAAACAGATGCTTTTAAACAAAAATATAACTTAGAAACTACACCTTTAATCTTTATCGATGGTAAACAAATCGGTGGCTATAGTGATCTAGTAGAATTTTTGGGTGAAAAATGA
- a CDS encoding linear amide C-N hydrolase produces MCTNVFINKNEYKVEARSMDFPMNIAFQNCISYVGIDNTMDIVIDADKIPDSQLTSWKTRYGFFGRLAFDKCLTDGLNTQGLSFSFLYLDVTKHPTFNPEDKRKVLSVYYIGNFLLSMAKDVPEALKLIAEHQLVGGALELKPGTFVKNIPIHFSLRDSKGNTAVVEFVDGEVKVYENKGNILTNAPTYDWHLENIKEYKSLLEPFEGSNSQFSDKTINYKDTVSSSRPEVAQLIGMPGDFSGVSRFVRAYILSQLVPEPQSNREACFHASSIINNVAVPPYEVSMTLWTTIKDLKNLIVSYKDIAAYQGNSPTGVYAAGINEGYISYDLNAMNFTDVPPEANKHIIKPTPKEKVIEIVNMSDVVGLERQ; encoded by the coding sequence GTGTGTACAAATGTTTTTATAAATAAGAATGAGTATAAAGTAGAAGCTAGATCTATGGATTTCCCAATGAATATAGCTTTTCAAAATTGTATAAGTTATGTAGGTATTGATAATACCATGGACATAGTTATTGATGCTGATAAAATACCTGATTCTCAATTAACTAGTTGGAAGACTCGCTACGGTTTTTTTGGTAGATTAGCCTTTGATAAATGTCTTACAGATGGATTAAACACTCAAGGCTTATCATTTAGTTTCTTATATTTAGATGTTACAAAGCATCCTACTTTTAACCCAGAAGATAAAAGAAAGGTTTTATCTGTCTATTATATAGGTAATTTTTTGCTATCTATGGCAAAAGATGTTCCAGAGGCTCTAAAGCTTATAGCGGAACACCAGTTAGTTGGTGGAGCATTAGAACTCAAGCCTGGAACTTTTGTGAAAAATATCCCTATACATTTTAGTTTAAGGGACTCAAAAGGTAATACTGCAGTTGTAGAGTTTGTTGATGGTGAAGTTAAAGTATACGAAAACAAAGGCAATATTTTAACTAACGCACCTACTTATGATTGGCATTTAGAGAATATCAAAGAATATAAATCTTTATTAGAACCATTTGAAGGTAGCAATAGTCAATTTTCTGATAAAACAATAAACTATAAAGATACTGTTTCAAGTTCTCGTCCTGAGGTTGCTCAATTGATAGGTATGCCTGGAGACTTCAGTGGAGTATCTAGGTTTGTAAGAGCTTACATTCTGTCACAGTTAGTTCCTGAGCCTCAATCAAATAGAGAAGCTTGTTTCCATGCTTCATCAATTATTAATAATGTCGCTGTACCACCATATGAGGTTTCTATGACTTTATGGACTACTATTAAAGATCTAAAAAACCTAATAGTCTCATATAAAGATATTGCAGCATATCAAGGTAATAGCCCTACTGGAGTTTATGCAGCAGGTATTAACGAAGGATATATCAGTTATGATCTAAATGCTATGAATTTTACTGATGTGCCTCCAGAAGCAAACAAGCATATAATCAAGCCTACTCCAAAAGAAAAAGTTATTGAAATTGTTAATATGAGTGATGTAGTTGGCTTAGAAAGACAGTAA
- a CDS encoding radical SAM/SPASM domain-containing protein: MKHQLKWMAWETTRRCNLKCVHCRSSSECEVLGHPDFSTEEGFRIIDNIVEFANPVLVLSGGEPLLRADIFELAEYGASKGLRMALATNGSLVTDGICEKIKNSSVSIVSLSIDGATAQTHDDFRSQKGAFEATVNAAKLFKKHGIPFLINSSFTKRNQHEIKDVYKLAKTLEATAWYLFMIVPTGRGEELMQELIDVDDYQDILNWHYDMEADEQDMLVRPTCAPHYYRIRFERNKEDNAKVCSRALSFGTGGGKGCIAGQSICLLDVDGNVYPCSYLPVSAGNVKEKSFADIWQNSDVMHDMRDFSAYEGKCGSCEFIKICGGCRARAYNIHGSYLAEEPFCNHMPIRMK, from the coding sequence GTGAAACACCAACTTAAATGGATGGCATGGGAGACAACTAGACGTTGTAATCTTAAGTGCGTGCATTGCCGTTCATCTTCAGAATGTGAGGTGCTTGGTCACCCTGATTTTTCTACCGAAGAAGGTTTTAGAATCATTGATAATATAGTCGAGTTTGCTAATCCCGTATTAGTATTATCAGGAGGAGAGCCACTTTTAAGAGCAGATATCTTTGAGCTAGCAGAATATGGAGCGAGTAAAGGTTTGCGTATGGCTTTAGCTACCAATGGTTCATTAGTTACAGATGGAATTTGTGAGAAAATCAAAAACTCAAGTGTAAGTATAGTATCTCTAAGTATAGATGGTGCTACAGCCCAAACACATGATGATTTTCGTAGCCAAAAGGGTGCGTTTGAAGCAACTGTAAATGCTGCGAAATTATTTAAAAAGCATGGTATACCATTTTTGATAAACTCATCATTTACCAAGCGTAATCAACATGAGATTAAAGATGTTTATAAGCTTGCAAAAACTCTTGAAGCTACGGCATGGTATTTGTTTATGATAGTACCGACAGGGCGTGGCGAAGAGCTTATGCAAGAGTTGATAGATGTTGATGATTATCAAGATATTTTAAATTGGCACTATGATATGGAAGCCGATGAGCAAGATATGCTTGTACGTCCAACTTGTGCACCACATTATTATCGTATTCGTTTTGAGCGTAATAAAGAAGATAATGCAAAGGTTTGCTCACGTGCTCTTAGCTTTGGTACTGGTGGTGGTAAAGGTTGCATAGCTGGGCAAAGTATATGCCTACTAGATGTTGATGGTAATGTCTATCCATGTAGCTACCTACCTGTAAGCGCGGGAAATGTTAAAGAGAAATCATTTGCAGACATTTGGCAAAACAGTGATGTAATGCACGATATGCGTGATTTTAGTGCTTATGAGGGTAAATGTGGCTCATGTGAGTTTATCAAGATATGTGGTGGTTGTAGAGCTAGAGCCTATAATATTCACGGTAGCTATTTAGCAGAAGAGCCGTTTTGTAATCACATGCCAATTAGAATGAAATAA
- a CDS encoding NACHT domain-containing protein yields the protein MLNNNVIIDLNYKDRETGQILRLKSIISNDFSVILGSPGSGKTQPLKKYEKSNPKVQFFKIVAGIKNLVLDDETEVLLLDGLDEFLLNDNCYKFFAQLKKFLNKSVKIVLTCRETEWTKELEDELNENYKTPKIYTIEPLNYRQQKELAFKYGIEDSFIETVDNKFLANPQMFSMILELWKNDKKDIKDKQTLFREFISLASDESNVLYKKYMLKEEDKLYRYLGYLAFFYIFSDMREFNDKSLKIIACDSYEREIIDKVIKTRLFSDRTFIHRPIAEFILAKFILKALDSEKLNFRRIQSYFIKDKVAIPKLKGTYAWIRTLNNKYDFEKINAYEQLIYGDIPKLEERKGFILQVKEESKKNPYFRYNLRNETSDIDTLSQEKALYSTEIENFLIDEFDKTKDLNNNYPMFIVNILTKGEAATKKYIISSIKNNSINEHFITCFMTLFKDDKTTLDFILDKVSKGNIADKNNHIKEQYISLLHDELRGNEIGKIISSYNYTDSYITIYFIEFDELDIVKQEEIIASLGQNITTSNKYIDNNIEKLIERFLVNIILAYCDNQISNEKAYQTFKKVRELFYKNDNRLANINIPTYRLNISQQKIVENLFEFFFEKYVEDILSSPPDRDGRYYFFNFDNYFFYDENIDKLKVFLLTVDKEYTENIKKELLINTLPYSNDSNLNKIITKAEEHDLKDWLEEKIKVRKQIREEDKLKQKQQSDAWTLAERKEIDGFINYISIRSDDDLYKNLQFMYYIANLFLFENNKLQKLPFDVKRRLNNLLQNFIYTKGVSHLTIESIVKEDFLDKRRYISNICFVSTYLNEDNLSKIPKDIKKYLYINALRYKYYKISTDSFLEYIENDIEFAIKTLNETVGIIIDEYFPEIKSFFGKYLDKDNIEDLKLFVGISADNKESLQNELAKQFLYKYANKLCVSEQDFSEFISISNLKEAKAIEKLIKNAEVNFDLDDACYLKEILMKNHKLFQCMDKIRLVSFIMKQFVSEKDFGTLNNYITKEYDLFLFLANNLFPCLSYMELSQLLELPYINKDIWGDKIYQRIQENRQISFKNHKYEVEVVKGLILENKIVDYRDFFEETCYRLENLKNEIESNRNNDKLDFYNEPKETSKKVYSPKDEDRCRDVILRRLSDKYIDILCTSEKLEADNRADLNIKYKSNIEYEVQIECKKDKHRKLYESINNQLIKLYLEDKVEYGIYLIFYFGEKRKNKQYMFNKLEKGIQEEYKNKIKVICIDLTVIKKV from the coding sequence ATGTTAAATAATAATGTCATTATTGATTTAAATTATAAAGATAGAGAAACTGGACAAATCTTAAGATTAAAAAGCATTATAAGTAATGACTTTTCTGTTATTTTAGGTTCTCCTGGAAGTGGTAAAACCCAACCATTAAAGAAATATGAGAAATCTAATCCTAAAGTACAATTTTTTAAAATAGTTGCAGGTATTAAAAACCTAGTGCTTGATGATGAAACAGAGGTTTTGTTATTAGATGGACTTGATGAGTTTTTACTTAATGATAATTGTTATAAATTTTTTGCTCAACTAAAAAAGTTTCTAAATAAGTCAGTAAAAATAGTACTCACCTGTAGAGAAACTGAGTGGACTAAAGAATTAGAAGATGAATTGAACGAGAACTATAAAACTCCAAAAATTTATACTATTGAACCATTAAACTATAGGCAACAAAAAGAATTAGCTTTTAAATACGGAATTGAAGATAGTTTTATTGAAACTGTAGACAATAAATTTCTAGCAAATCCACAGATGTTTTCTATGATTTTAGAGCTATGGAAAAACGATAAAAAAGATATAAAGGATAAACAAACTCTATTTAGAGAGTTTATTTCTTTAGCGTCTGATGAATCTAATGTTTTATATAAAAAATATATGTTAAAAGAAGAGGATAAATTATATAGGTATTTAGGCTACCTTGCCTTTTTTTATATTTTTTCAGATATGAGAGAATTTAATGATAAGAGCCTGAAAATTATAGCTTGTGATAGTTACGAGAGAGAAATAATAGATAAAGTAATAAAAACTAGGCTTTTTAGTGATAGAACTTTTATACATAGACCTATTGCAGAATTTATTTTAGCAAAATTCATCTTAAAAGCTCTTGATAGTGAAAAGCTTAACTTTAGAAGAATACAGTCATATTTTATAAAAGATAAAGTTGCTATTCCAAAGCTTAAAGGTACATACGCATGGATAAGAACTCTTAATAACAAATATGATTTTGAAAAGATAAATGCTTATGAGCAGTTAATATATGGAGATATACCAAAATTAGAGGAAAGAAAGGGGTTTATTCTACAAGTTAAGGAAGAGTCAAAAAAGAATCCTTATTTTAGATATAATTTGAGGAATGAAACTTCAGATATTGATACTCTTAGTCAAGAGAAAGCTTTATATTCCACAGAAATTGAAAACTTCCTTATTGATGAATTTGATAAAACTAAAGATCTAAATAATAATTATCCAATGTTTATAGTAAATATTCTAACTAAAGGAGAGGCTGCGACTAAAAAATATATAATATCATCTATTAAAAATAACTCTATAAATGAGCATTTTATAACTTGTTTTATGACTTTATTTAAAGATGATAAAACAACTTTAGATTTTATTCTTGATAAAGTAAGTAAAGGAAATATCGCTGACAAAAATAATCATATAAAAGAACAGTATATATCTTTGTTGCATGACGAGCTAAGAGGAAATGAAATAGGAAAAATAATTTCATCCTATAACTATACAGATAGCTATATAACTATATATTTTATTGAGTTTGATGAATTAGATATAGTAAAACAAGAAGAAATAATTGCTTCTTTAGGACAAAATATTACAACATCTAATAAGTATATAGACAATAATATAGAAAAATTAATTGAAAGGTTTCTAGTAAACATTATATTAGCTTATTGCGATAATCAAATTAGTAATGAAAAAGCGTATCAAACTTTTAAAAAAGTAAGAGAGTTATTTTATAAAAATGATAATAGGTTAGCAAATATTAATATTCCTACTTATAGACTTAATATTTCGCAACAGAAAATAGTCGAAAATCTATTTGAATTTTTCTTTGAAAAATATGTCGAAGATATTTTATCATCACCTCCAGATAGAGATGGAAGATACTATTTCTTTAATTTTGATAATTATTTTTTCTATGATGAGAACATAGATAAATTAAAAGTCTTTTTATTAACAGTTGATAAGGAATACACTGAGAATATAAAGAAAGAGCTCTTAATCAATACTCTTCCTTATTCTAATGATAGTAATCTTAATAAGATTATAACCAAAGCTGAGGAACATGATTTAAAAGATTGGTTAGAAGAAAAAATAAAAGTAAGAAAACAAATAAGAGAAGAAGATAAACTTAAACAAAAACAACAGTCTGATGCTTGGACATTGGCTGAGCGTAAAGAAATTGATGGTTTTATAAACTATATTTCTATCAGATCTGATGATGATTTATATAAGAATTTGCAATTTATGTATTATATAGCAAATTTGTTCTTATTTGAAAATAATAAGTTACAAAAACTGCCTTTTGATGTTAAACGTAGATTAAATAACTTATTGCAAAATTTTATCTATACTAAAGGTGTTTCACATCTTACTATTGAAAGCATAGTTAAGGAAGATTTCTTAGATAAAAGAAGGTATATTTCAAATATATGTTTTGTCTCTACCTACCTTAATGAAGATAATTTAAGTAAAATACCTAAAGATATAAAAAAGTATTTATATATAAATGCTTTAAGATACAAATATTATAAGATTAGCACTGATAGTTTTCTTGAATATATAGAGAATGATATTGAATTTGCAATAAAAACACTTAATGAGACAGTAGGTATTATAATTGATGAATATTTTCCAGAGATAAAATCTTTTTTTGGGAAGTATTTAGATAAAGATAATATTGAAGATTTAAAACTATTTGTAGGTATAAGTGCTGATAATAAAGAATCATTACAAAATGAATTAGCAAAACAATTTTTATATAAATATGCTAATAAGTTATGTGTTAGTGAGCAAGATTTTTCTGAATTTATAAGTATTAGTAACTTAAAAGAAGCAAAAGCTATAGAAAAACTTATTAAAAATGCAGAAGTTAATTTTGATCTGGATGATGCTTGTTATCTCAAAGAGATTTTGATGAAAAACCATAAGCTTTTTCAGTGTATGGATAAAATTAGACTAGTTAGCTTTATTATGAAGCAATTTGTTTCAGAAAAAGATTTTGGTACCCTGAATAATTATATAACTAAGGAATATGATTTATTTCTATTTTTAGCAAATAACTTGTTTCCTTGTTTATCTTATATGGAGTTAAGTCAATTATTAGAACTACCATATATAAATAAAGATATCTGGGGAGATAAGATATATCAACGGATACAAGAGAATAGGCAGATTAGTTTTAAAAACCATAAGTATGAAGTTGAAGTTGTTAAAGGTCTAATTCTAGAAAATAAAATAGTCGATTATAGAGATTTTTTTGAGGAAACTTGCTACAGGTTAGAGAATTTAAAAAATGAAATAGAGTCGAATAGAAATAATGATAAATTAGACTTTTATAATGAGCCAAAAGAGACTTCAAAAAAAGTATACTCACCAAAAGATGAAGATAGATGCCGAGATGTTATCTTGAGAAGATTATCTGATAAGTATATTGATATCTTGTGTACTTCTGAAAAGCTCGAAGCAGATAATAGGGCAGACCTTAATATAAAGTATAAGTCTAATATTGAGTATGAAGTTCAAATTGAATGCAAAAAAGATAAGCATCGTAAACTTTATGAGTCAATAAATAATCAACTAATAAAACTTTATTTAGAAGATAAAGTTGAATATGGAATTTATTTAATTTTTTATTTTGGAGAAAAGCGCAAAAATAAACAATATATGTTTAATAAGTTAGAAAAAGGTATACAAGAGGAGTATAAGAACAAAATAAAAGTTATATGTATTGATTTGACAGTTATTAAAAAGGTGTAA